One window from the genome of Fulvivirga lutea encodes:
- a CDS encoding lysophospholipid acyltransferase family protein yields MIFLKLLSRLPLPVLYLITDTLYVIIYYVVGYRKKVVKNNLVNSFPNKSDTEINKIRKEFYVRFSEYIAETIKALTISEKEMKSRVTFTNVPVVEPYAQANQSIILAGSHQFNWEWALLTGCLVLPFPVDAVYKKLSNKAFDELMLKTRAKFGGQPIESKSIIRSLIRSKERTKAVAIMADQSPKKSDVKYWTKFMNQDTAFFTGPEQIAAALKYPVFFYRMERKKRGHYTVELIKLTEPPYEKDSHEILELYVKYCQKLIEDDPAGYLWSHKRWKLKKESD; encoded by the coding sequence ATGATTTTCCTAAAACTACTTTCAAGGCTTCCGTTGCCAGTTCTTTACCTGATTACAGATACATTGTATGTGATCATTTACTATGTGGTAGGCTATCGAAAAAAAGTGGTGAAGAACAATTTAGTCAACTCTTTTCCTAATAAAAGTGACACAGAGATTAACAAGATAAGAAAGGAGTTTTATGTGCGGTTTAGCGAATATATCGCTGAAACAATAAAGGCACTTACCATTTCTGAAAAGGAAATGAAAAGTCGTGTGACTTTTACCAATGTGCCTGTTGTAGAGCCTTATGCTCAGGCCAACCAATCTATTATTCTTGCAGGATCACATCAATTTAATTGGGAGTGGGCGCTTTTAACAGGTTGTTTGGTTTTGCCATTTCCGGTTGATGCGGTGTATAAAAAACTTTCGAATAAAGCTTTTGATGAGCTTATGTTAAAAACCAGAGCCAAATTTGGCGGCCAACCTATAGAAAGCAAAAGTATTATCAGAAGCTTAATAAGATCAAAAGAGCGGACTAAAGCGGTGGCCATTATGGCTGATCAGTCACCAAAAAAGAGTGATGTAAAATACTGGACGAAGTTCATGAATCAGGATACGGCATTTTTTACTGGGCCAGAGCAAATTGCAGCAGCACTAAAATATCCAGTATTCTTCTATCGTATGGAGCGTAAAAAACGAGGGCATTACACAGTGGAATTGATAAAACTTACTGAACCGCCATATGAAAAGGACAGCCATGAAATTTTAGAGTTGTATGTAAAGTATTGCCAAAAATTAATTGAGGACGACCCTGCCGGGTATTTATGGTCGCATAAAAGATGGAAGCTTAAGAAGGAATCAGATTAA
- a CDS encoding dihydrofolate reductase family protein, producing the protein MNDVNVLLYISMSLDGYLAGENDDISWLDAMGKEGEDYSYAAFTKNIDKYLVGHTTYKVVKNLIGEFPQSKQYDCYVLSRSKSGKEDGVTFYNGDIPELIESLKKKGGKNIYCDGGGQVVHELMKHDLIDEYIISIIPTILGNGKRLFLGGTLPLNIELVSSKGYETGLVQNHYVRKR; encoded by the coding sequence ATGAATGACGTTAATGTATTGCTTTACATTTCAATGAGCCTTGATGGCTATCTGGCTGGTGAAAACGATGACATCTCATGGTTGGATGCTATGGGCAAAGAAGGTGAGGATTACAGCTACGCAGCTTTCACGAAAAACATAGACAAATACCTGGTAGGACATACCACTTATAAAGTGGTTAAAAATCTTATTGGTGAATTTCCACAATCAAAGCAGTACGATTGCTACGTACTTTCCAGAAGTAAAAGTGGAAAAGAAGATGGTGTTACATTTTATAATGGTGACATTCCAGAGTTAATCGAATCGCTCAAGAAAAAAGGTGGCAAAAACATTTACTGCGATGGTGGTGGGCAGGTAGTTCACGAGTTAATGAAGCATGATTTGATTGATGAATACATCATTTCAATCATCCCAACTATATTAGGCAACGGTAAACGTCTTTTTCTTGGAGGCACTTTACCTTTAAATATCGAGTTGGTTTCTTCAAAAGGTTATGAAACCGGACTTGTCCAAAACCATTATGTGAGAAAACGTTAA
- a CDS encoding DEAD/DEAH box helicase → MKVSASLPFQIVYSLYQHEYLGYLFESFVIHLDDKGKLTLQHQNISAKNADEFAKGLDDTDYELIELMDSMQQDAVVKKFNTKGPMKPDDFFLKMYDKEKGNELVQQEIERYLERKRAQILERLKGKMVFEMGNDGEPAWKQIEVLEEKATVLFHFRRNDDNTHYFPTIKYNGEKVDFQYRGSYLVCKDPAWMVSCGKLYSFEKNVDGKKLQPFLNKKFIIIPKNVEETYYNKFVAPLIASFDVYAKGFEINTEHFDPQPVLTISELMGSSNGNLFEKGSNGNGVDNEKMLFELSFKYGTFNFKADHLSPVSVTVDKKDESYVFHRVRRKLEEEKSILSFLTDNNLPLKNSKAAIPKSTAFGWLDTYRDELIKRKFEINQKGKSEKKYFIGEYKITVEVKENIDWFDIHAVIKFGEYEISFKEIRKLILKKKMEFALPNGEIAVIPDSWLAEYSELFAFSEEDESGEPRLKKHHLSLVKDLEEGNLAKVTISNKLEGLRAFEGIDEIPAPKSFKGELRPYQKAGFEWMQFLNKFKFGGCLADDMGLGKTVQTLALLQSQKEEGATGASLLVMPTSLVYNWEMEAKKFTPKLKTFTYTGTNREKNPEKFAKYDVIITSYGIVRLDIDLLKTYRFNYVILDESQAIKNPTSNIAKAVRELNSRNRLILTGTPLENSTLDLWSQMNFINPGLLGTQSFFKNEFLNPIEKQGDQEKTKKLYSIIKPFILRRHKSQVATELPEKTENIQYSAMLPDQEAEYEKVKNYYRNEILENIEAKGLNKSQMILLQGLTKLRQIANHPKMVDEGYEGTSGKLWDVSFMLDNAITEGHKILVFSQFVKHLSIIGDHLKTMKIDYAYLDGSTKDRQEQVERFQNDEKLKVFLISLKAGGLGLNLTKADYVFILDPWWNPAAEAQAVDRAHRIGQENRVFTYKFITRNTVEEKILALQQHKRKLASDLITTESSFVKSLSKEDIESLLS, encoded by the coding sequence ATGAAAGTTTCGGCTTCACTGCCTTTTCAAATAGTTTACTCTCTTTATCAGCATGAGTACCTGGGTTATCTTTTTGAATCGTTTGTGATTCACTTGGATGATAAAGGAAAACTTACGCTCCAGCATCAAAACATCTCAGCTAAAAATGCCGATGAATTTGCCAAAGGTTTGGATGATACCGATTATGAACTCATAGAATTGATGGATTCTATGCAGCAGGATGCTGTTGTAAAGAAATTTAATACCAAAGGCCCTATGAAGCCTGACGACTTTTTCCTGAAGATGTACGATAAGGAAAAAGGAAATGAATTGGTTCAGCAAGAAATTGAGCGATACCTGGAAAGAAAGCGGGCCCAGATTTTGGAAAGACTGAAGGGCAAGATGGTATTTGAAATGGGTAATGACGGGGAGCCGGCATGGAAACAAATTGAAGTGCTGGAAGAAAAAGCCACTGTACTTTTCCATTTCAGAAGAAATGATGACAACACCCACTACTTCCCTACTATTAAATACAATGGTGAGAAAGTAGATTTTCAATACCGCGGATCTTACCTGGTTTGTAAAGACCCTGCCTGGATGGTGAGTTGTGGTAAGCTTTATTCTTTTGAAAAGAATGTTGATGGTAAAAAGCTTCAGCCTTTTCTTAACAAGAAGTTTATCATTATCCCAAAAAATGTAGAGGAAACCTATTACAACAAGTTTGTTGCACCGTTGATCGCATCTTTTGATGTATATGCCAAAGGTTTTGAAATCAACACGGAGCATTTTGACCCGCAGCCAGTACTGACCATAAGTGAGCTTATGGGCTCGTCCAATGGCAATTTATTTGAAAAAGGTTCTAATGGTAATGGAGTTGATAATGAAAAAATGCTGTTTGAGCTTTCCTTTAAATACGGAACATTTAATTTCAAGGCAGATCACCTAAGTCCTGTAAGTGTAACAGTTGACAAAAAAGATGAGTCTTACGTTTTTCATAGAGTTAGAAGAAAACTAGAAGAAGAGAAATCCATTTTATCTTTTCTAACTGATAATAACCTGCCTCTTAAAAATTCTAAAGCGGCCATTCCTAAATCAACAGCTTTTGGCTGGTTAGATACCTATAGAGATGAACTCATCAAACGTAAGTTTGAGATCAATCAAAAAGGAAAATCTGAAAAGAAATACTTTATAGGCGAGTATAAAATAACCGTTGAAGTAAAAGAGAATATCGATTGGTTTGATATCCATGCTGTCATAAAATTTGGGGAATATGAAATCAGTTTTAAGGAAATCAGAAAACTGATCTTAAAAAAGAAGATGGAATTCGCCTTACCAAATGGAGAAATAGCAGTAATTCCTGATTCCTGGTTAGCAGAATACTCTGAGCTATTCGCTTTCTCTGAAGAGGATGAAAGTGGTGAGCCAAGGCTTAAAAAACATCACCTTTCATTAGTCAAAGATTTAGAAGAGGGCAATCTGGCTAAAGTTACCATTAGTAATAAGTTAGAAGGGTTAAGGGCTTTTGAAGGTATTGATGAAATACCAGCTCCCAAAAGCTTTAAAGGCGAATTGAGACCTTACCAAAAAGCCGGATTCGAGTGGATGCAATTTTTGAACAAGTTCAAATTTGGTGGTTGTCTGGCCGATGATATGGGTCTTGGTAAAACTGTTCAGACCTTGGCTTTGCTACAATCGCAGAAAGAAGAAGGCGCTACTGGTGCCTCATTGTTAGTGATGCCTACTTCATTAGTATATAACTGGGAGATGGAGGCTAAAAAATTTACTCCGAAGCTCAAAACGTTTACCTACACTGGTACGAACAGAGAGAAGAATCCTGAGAAATTCGCCAAGTATGATGTGATTATCACTTCTTATGGGATTGTTAGGTTGGACATTGATTTATTAAAAACCTATCGATTCAACTATGTAATATTAGATGAATCACAAGCTATAAAAAATCCTACTTCGAATATTGCCAAAGCTGTTCGAGAATTAAATTCCAGAAACCGACTGATATTAACAGGTACGCCACTGGAAAACAGTACGCTCGATTTGTGGTCTCAGATGAATTTTATTAACCCTGGCTTATTGGGTACACAGAGTTTCTTTAAGAATGAGTTCTTAAACCCTATTGAAAAGCAGGGAGATCAGGAGAAAACAAAGAAGCTATATTCTATTATTAAACCATTCATTCTTCGCAGGCATAAGTCGCAGGTAGCCACAGAATTACCTGAAAAAACTGAGAATATTCAGTATTCAGCAATGCTACCAGACCAGGAAGCGGAGTATGAAAAGGTGAAGAATTACTATAGAAATGAAATTCTAGAGAATATTGAGGCGAAAGGCCTGAATAAATCTCAGATGATTTTATTGCAAGGATTAACTAAGCTGAGACAAATAGCCAATCATCCAAAAATGGTTGATGAAGGTTATGAAGGTACATCAGGCAAGTTATGGGATGTATCTTTCATGTTGGACAATGCCATCACTGAAGGTCATAAAATCTTGGTATTCAGCCAGTTTGTGAAGCATTTATCGATTATTGGCGACCACTTGAAAACGATGAAAATCGATTATGCTTATTTGGATGGATCTACTAAAGACCGTCAGGAGCAAGTAGAACGCTTTCAGAATGATGAAAAATTAAAAGTATTCTTAATATCGCTTAAAGCAGGTGGTTTAGGTCTTAACCTTACAAAGGCCGATTATGTGTTTATTCTAGACCCATGGTGGAACCCTGCGGCAGAAGCTCAGGCCGTGGATAGAGCACATAGAATTGGGCAGGAGAATAGAGTATTTACCTATAAGTTTATTACAAGAAATACCGTTGAAGAGAAGATTTTAGCGCTACAGCAACACAAGCGCAAACTAGCCAGTGATTTAATTACTACTGAATCGAGCTTTGTTAAGAGCTTATCTAAGGAAGATATTGAGTCATTATTAAGCTAA